Within Anopheles nili chromosome 3, idAnoNiliSN_F5_01, whole genome shotgun sequence, the genomic segment CGCACCTGCACTAGttcattgtttttaatcaaaatatACCGCTCCGGGATGCTATTATTGCCGGTCAGTGTGGCTGCCACGGCCGATGGGCCATCGGACGCACcggatggtggcggtggcgtgcCATCCTCGACAGGAGCGGGTGTTTCTTctaccaaaaaaagaaaagaaatggttTACGATTGCTCAAATTCGCATGATCCAGCAGCTTTGCTGGCTGCTGTTTTCGTCTACCTTGACTCTTGACGTAGTGTGGGTTATCGACGTACTCGCAGAGCGCAATACAGGCAAGATGCGTACCGAGAATCGACCGGTTCCAGCCGGATCCGTTCGGTGAGAACATCTGGCTCACCTGCAGCTCCGCCGATAGGTAAATGCCTTCGCCAAAGAGCGACACTTTGTTGAGATGCTGCTGCAGCCCATAGTGCAGTATGGAGTGAAAATTGAACAGCCTGCTACCGTGGAAAGCGTATCGAGTCCGAAAGTCGGCAGAGTGCTGCAAAAAGGCGCGCTCCCCCGACTGGTCCACGCGGTGTACGACCTCGAAGATGTGGTTCGGTTGCTGGTATTTGGAGAAGCAGGGACACTTGGCGAGCACGGCGTCATGCTGGGATTTGGGGACGTTCCGTACCAGGGGATGCGTTGGTCGGCAGAATATCCAGAGCAGCAAGTCAACCGCCCGTTCGTTAAGTGACTCGATGCCAGCTGGCAGCTCCGCGACCGGTGGAATTGTCTCGAGAACTCGATACTGACGTGGTGTTCGCGGTGTGGTGGAGAAGGCAATATAAGCGTTGGCTTAGATAAGGTCGAGCGATTACGGCAGCCGTACACGTGCATATGCGACGCACACTTACCAATTGATCGATGCTTTTCTCACTGTTAATAATGAAATCCGGCGGAAATGGTTGCAGGCAGGAGTCGTAGCGAAAGGATCGAGCCGCGGATACAAACAGTGACAGGCGCAGATCGGCTGCGGACGGATCCCGCGCAATTGTGTCCAGCAGCAACGACCGCTTAGCTTGGATGGACGACGAGGAGGGTTCCATGGTTTCTGATTTGTTACGGAATTTCACGCGAAACCGGCCGTCTAGGATGACGCAATTGAACGGGGAAACGCAC encodes:
- the LOC128725586 gene encoding protein mono-ADP-ribosyltransferase PARP16-like; the protein is MEPSSSSIQAKRSLLLDTIARDPSAADLRLSLFVSAARSFRYDSCLQPFPPDFIINSEKSIDQLYRVLETIPPVAELPAGIESLNERAVDLLLWIFCRPTHPLVRNVPKSQHDAVLAKCPCFSKYQQPNHIFEVVHRVDQSGERAFLQHSADFRTRYAFHGSRLFNFHSILHYGLQQHLNKVSLFGEGIYLSAELQVSQMFSPNGSGWNRSILGTHLACIALCEYVDNPHYVKSQEETPAPVEDGTPPPPSGASDGPSAVAATLTGNNSIPERYILIKNNELVQVRYLLLYGSTKDTSAALSGLQASNDPVYALATRPPTYQLRHPPTRFVQWVADNKGFVLIGGYVGLLLIVGFLNSRNAHYVKEMFLQKLSHLYNAVQSFCGKQ